Proteins encoded together in one Staphylococcus aureus window:
- a CDS encoding BppU family phage baseplate upper protein: MYKIKDVETRIKNDGVDLGDIGCRFYTEDENTASIRIGINDKQGRIDLKAHGLTPRLHLFMEDGSIFKNEPLIMDDVVKGFITYKIPKKVIKHAGYVRCKLFLEKEEEKIHVANFSFNIVDSGIESAVAKEIDVKLVDDAITRILKDNATDLLSKDFKEKIDKDVISYIEKNESRFKGAKGDKGEPGQPGAKGEAGKKGEQGAPGKNGTVVSINPDTKMWQIDGKDTDIKAEPELLDKINIANVEGLENKLQEVEKIKDTTLNDSKTYTDSKIAELVDSAPESMNTLRELAEAIQNNSISESVLQQIGSKVSTEDFEGFKQSLNSLYADKNHSHTIKQIEGLENALSKKSDINHSHDERYLLSSNAFTKEEADKLYQPIGSSQPSLNIWTGSETEYNYLYQKDPNTLYLIKG, translated from the coding sequence ATGTACAAAATAAAAGATGTTGAAACGAGAATAAAAAATGATGGTGTTGACTTAGGTGACATTGGCTGTCGATTTTACACTGAAGATGAAAATACAGCATCTATAAGAATAGGTATCAATGACAAACAAGGTCGTATCGATCTAAAAGCACATGGCTTAACACCTAGATTGCATTTGTTTATGGAAGATGGCTCTATATTCAAAAATGAGCCCCTTATTATGGACGATGTTGTAAAAGGGTTCATTACCTACAAGATACCTAAAAAGGTTATCAAACACGCTGGTTATGTTCGTTGTAAGCTGTTTTTAGAGAAAGAAGAAGAAAAAATACATGTCGCGAACTTTTCTTTCAATATCGTTGATAGTGGCATTGAATCTGCTGTAGCAAAAGAAATCGATGTTAAATTGGTAGATGATGCTATTACGAGAATTTTAAAAGATAACGCGACAGATTTATTGAGCAAAGACTTTAAAGAGAAAATAGATAAAGATGTCATTTCTTACATCGAAAAGAATGAAAGTAGATTTAAAGGTGCGAAAGGTGATAAAGGCGAACCGGGACAACCTGGAGCAAAAGGTGAAGCAGGTAAAAAAGGAGAACAAGGCGCACCCGGTAAAAACGGTACTGTAGTATCAATCAATCCTGACACTAAAATGTGGCAAATTGATGGTAAAGATACAGATATCAAAGCAGAACCTGAGTTATTGGACAAAATCAATATCGCAAATGTTGAAGGGTTAGAAAATAAATTGCAAGAAGTTGAAAAAATCAAAGATACAACTCTCAACGACTCTAAAACGTATACGGATTCAAAAATTGCTGAACTAGTTGATAGCGCGCCTGAATCTATGAATACATTAAGAGAATTAGCAGAAGCAATACAAAACAACTCTATTTCAGAAAGTGTATTGCAACAGATTGGCTCAAAAGTTAGTACAGAAGATTTTGAGGGATTCAAGCAATCATTAAACAGTTTGTATGCAGATAAAAATCATAGTCATACAATCAAACAGATTGAAGGATTAGAAAATGCTTTATCAAAAAAATCAGACATAAATCACAGTCATGATGAACGTTATCTTTTATCATCAAATGCTTTTACAAAAGAGGAAGCAGATAAACTTTATCAACCTATCGGTTCTTCGCAGCCGTCACTGAATATTTGGACAGGCAGTGAAACAGAATATAATTATTTGTATCAAAAAGACCCTAATACACTTTATTTAATTAAGGGGTGA
- a CDS encoding phage holin — MDIGTIVRTILLIVAWINQFLAIKHISPIPVDEVFISTVVTGIVSIWTWWKNNNFTHASKKGQQKIYEVKAGIQSTGGAPKVNGDDNNAVG, encoded by the coding sequence ATGGATATCGGTACAATCGTAAGAACAATTTTATTAATAGTCGCATGGATCAATCAGTTTTTAGCAATCAAACATATTTCTCCAATCCCAGTTGACGAAGTGTTTATAAGCACAGTCGTTACTGGGATTGTTTCAATTTGGACGTGGTGGAAGAATAACAACTTTACTCACGCATCTAAGAAAGGGCAACAAAAAATTTATGAAGTAAAAGCTGGCATTCAGTCAACTGGTGGCGCACCTAAAGTGAACGGAGATGATAACAATGCCGTCGGTTAG
- a CDS encoding N-acetylmuramoyl-L-alanine amidase: MPSVRTYSQAISYLKSLEGKAWNPDNAFGCQCFDTANQYWLYLFNHRLKGVGAADIPTWNDFTNEATVYENTVSFQALPGDVVIFNRNYGGGYGHVGIVISATLDSITILEQNWLGGAYWSPPEVTTRRTHGYDFPMWFIRPFYAKETTANKLRSAVKPVKQDKLSKGKKIMLVAGHGIGAYSNDPGAVANGENERDFNRKNIIPRVKKYLESVGNTVLLYGGNSMNQDLYQDTLYGQRVGNYKDYGMYWIKSEVKPDAIIEFHLDSASPQASGGHVIISDRFPADDIDKALSSALDKTVGKIRGVTPRGDLLNANVSADLNLNYRLIELGFITSTKDLNYIKNNLDSFTKRIAEAINGRQIDAPSSKPSADKITWNWKGVFYPNPEKAIRVRKTAGLTGTVVEEDSWLYTKDDWVKFDQVIKKDGYWWIRFKYQREGSSTNNFYCAVCRITDKEQKIKNEKYWGTIEWA; this comes from the coding sequence ATGCCGTCGGTTAGGACATACAGTCAAGCTATTAGTTATCTTAAAAGTTTAGAGGGTAAGGCGTGGAATCCAGACAATGCATTTGGATGTCAATGCTTCGATACTGCTAACCAATATTGGCTTTACTTATTTAATCACAGGTTGAAAGGTGTGGGCGCTGCAGACATTCCAACATGGAATGATTTCACTAACGAGGCAACCGTTTACGAAAATACTGTGTCGTTTCAAGCATTGCCTGGCGATGTCGTTATTTTTAACCGTAATTATGGTGGTGGTTATGGTCATGTAGGTATTGTAATAAGCGCTACGTTAGATTCTATAACTATTTTAGAGCAGAACTGGCTAGGCGGTGCTTACTGGAGTCCACCAGAAGTTACTACAAGACGCACACACGGCTACGACTTCCCTATGTGGTTTATCCGTCCATTCTACGCAAAAGAAACGACCGCTAATAAGCTAAGAAGCGCAGTGAAGCCAGTTAAACAAGATAAGTTATCAAAAGGTAAAAAAATCATGCTTGTGGCTGGTCATGGTATTGGTGCATACTCTAACGACCCAGGTGCCGTTGCGAATGGAGAAAACGAAAGAGATTTTAACCGTAAAAATATTATACCTAGAGTGAAAAAGTATCTTGAGTCAGTAGGCAACACAGTATTGTTATACGGTGGCAACTCGATGAATCAAGATTTATATCAAGATACATTGTACGGTCAACGTGTTGGAAACTATAAAGATTATGGCATGTACTGGATTAAAAGTGAAGTCAAACCGGATGCAATCATAGAGTTTCATTTAGATTCTGCTAGCCCACAAGCAAGTGGCGGGCATGTAATCATTAGCGATCGTTTCCCAGCTGATGACATTGACAAGGCATTAAGTAGTGCATTAGATAAAACAGTGGGTAAAATAAGAGGTGTGACACCTAGAGGGGATTTATTGAACGCTAACGTGTCTGCTGATCTTAATCTTAATTATCGTTTAATCGAATTAGGTTTTATCACATCTACGAAAGATTTAAACTACATTAAAAACAATTTAGACAGCTTCACGAAGCGGATTGCTGAAGCCATTAACGGCAGACAAATTGATGCGCCAAGTAGTAAGCCAAGCGCTGACAAAATAACATGGAATTGGAAAGGCGTATTTTATCCTAATCCAGAAAAAGCTATAAGAGTCAGAAAAACAGCTGGATTAACCGGCACAGTCGTTGAAGAAGATTCATGGCTATACACAAAAGATGATTGGGTAAAATTCGACCAAGTCATTAAAAAAGATGGCTACTGGTGGATTAGATTCAAATATCAACGTGAGGGCTCTAGTACTAACAATTTCTATTGTGCAGTGTGTAGAATTACTGATAAGGAACAAAAGATTAAAAATGAAAAATATTGGGGCACGATTGAGTGGGCTTAA
- a CDS encoding DUF4888 domain-containing protein yields the protein MNKKLLTKTLIASALVLTTVGSGFHSSSNYNGINNVAKASEITDSELWKNVRDALKDANIIDKTDKETIKVKYKLKNGGESEISGTANLDNLSNTNNSTVSPDSVNRVDITRVNPNGNTIEANDAWKKLVDKLKEKHIVKVGDKVTIHSKDPSDEKVYGKVGDQDSNVKNRLISPKDITHITIER from the coding sequence ATGAATAAAAAACTATTAACAAAAACATTGATAGCAAGTGCTTTAGTTTTAACAACAGTAGGTTCAGGTTTTCATTCTTCTTCAAATTATAATGGTATTAATAACGTTGCAAAAGCTTCTGAAATAACAGATAGCGAATTGTGGAAAAATGTAAGAGACGCTTTAAAAGACGCAAATATCATTGATAAAACAGACAAAGAAACGATTAAAGTAAAATATAAATTAAAAAACGGTGGAGAGAGCGAAATTTCTGGGACTGCGAACTTAGATAATCTTAGTAATACTAATAACAGCACCGTTAGTCCTGATAGCGTTAACCGTGTCGATATTACAAGAGTTAATCCAAACGGAAACACAATAGAGGCAAATGATGCATGGAAAAAATTAGTAGATAAATTAAAAGAAAAGCATATTGTTAAAGTCGGTGATAAAGTAACTATCCATAGTAAAGATCCTTCTGATGAAAAAGTATATGGCAAGGTAGGAGATCAAGATTCTAATGTAAAAAATAGACTGATTAGTCCTAAAGATATAACTCATATAACAATAGAAAGATAA
- a CDS encoding chorismate mutase, with protein MMVDKATTQIQHDCGIRVLVFIKLIESYIKYSLDNSILVRLRFVV; from the coding sequence TTGATGGTGGATAAAGCGACAACACAAATACAACATGATTGTGGCATTAGAGTGCTGGTCTTTATTAAATTAATTGAAAGCTACATCAAATATTCTTTAGATAATTCGATATTAGTTCGATTAAGATTCGTTGTATAA
- a CDS encoding hemolysin family protein — translation MIIAIIILIFISFFFSGSETALTAANKTKFKTEADKGDKKAKGIVKLLEKPSEFITTILIGNNVANILLPTLVTIMALRWGISVGIASAVLTVVIILISEVIPKSVAATFPDKITRLVYPIINICVIVFRPITLLLNKLTDSINRSLSKGQPQEHQFSKEEFKTMLAIAGHEGALNEIETSRLEGVINFENLKVKDVDTTPRINVTAFASNATYEEVYETVMNKPYTRYPVYEGDIDNIIGVFHSKYLLAWSNKKENQITNYSAKPLFVNEHNKAEWVLRKMTISRKHLAIVLDEFGGTEAIVSHEDLIEELLGMEIEDEMDKKEKEKLSQQQIQFQQRKNRNVSI, via the coding sequence GTGATCATTGCCATAATTATATTGATATTTATTTCGTTTTTCTTTTCAGGAAGCGAGACGGCATTAACGGCTGCCAATAAAACAAAATTTAAAACTGAAGCTGACAAAGGTGATAAAAAAGCAAAAGGCATTGTAAAGTTACTTGAAAAACCAAGTGAGTTTATTACAACGATTCTAATTGGGAATAATGTCGCGAATATTTTATTACCAACACTTGTTACAATTATGGCTTTACGTTGGGGGATTAGCGTTGGTATTGCATCAGCTGTTTTAACAGTTGTTATCATTTTGATCTCCGAAGTGATTCCCAAGTCTGTCGCTGCAACATTTCCAGATAAAATAACAAGGCTTGTATATCCAATTATTAATATTTGTGTCATTGTGTTCCGTCCTATCACATTACTTTTAAATAAGTTGACGGACAGTATTAATCGAAGTTTATCTAAGGGCCAACCTCAAGAACATCAATTTTCAAAAGAAGAATTTAAAACAATGTTAGCAATTGCTGGACATGAAGGTGCTTTAAATGAAATTGAGACGAGTAGGTTGGAAGGTGTCATTAATTTTGAAAATTTAAAAGTAAAAGATGTAGATACAACACCTAGAATTAATGTGACGGCATTTGCTTCAAATGCGACATACGAAGAAGTTTATGAAACGGTTATGAATAAGCCATACACTAGATATCCAGTGTACGAGGGAGATATTGATAACATTATTGGGGTGTTTCATTCTAAATATCTGTTGGCTTGGAGTAATAAAAAAGAAAATCAAATTACAAACTATTCAGCTAAGCCATTATTTGTGAATGAACACAATAAAGCTGAATGGGTATTACGTAAGATGACTATTTCTAGAAAACATTTAGCAATTGTGTTGGACGAATTTGGTGGTACTGAAGCGATAGTGTCACATGAAGACTTAATTGAAGAATTATTAGGTATGGAAATTGAAGATGAGATGGATAAAAAGGAAAAAGAAAAACTTTCTCAACAGCAAATTCAATTTCAACAACGGAAAAATCGCAACGTATCTATATAA
- a CDS encoding nitronate monooxygenase family protein — MWNKNRLTQMLSIEYPIIQAGMAGSTTPKLVASVSNSGGLGTIGAGYFNTQQLEDEIDYVRQLTSNSFGVNVFVPSQQSYTSSQIENMNAWLKPYRRALHLEEPVVKITEEQQFKCHIDTIIKKQVPVCCFTFGIPSEQIISRLKAANVKLIGTATSVDEAIANEKAGMDAIVAQGSEAGGHRGSFLKPKNQLPMVGTISLVPQIVDVVSIPVIAAGGIMDGRGVLASIVLGAEGVQMGTAFLTSQDSNASELLRDAIINSKETDTVITKAFSGKLARGINNRFIEEMSQYEGDIPDYPIQNELTSSIRKAAANIGDKELIHMWSGQSPRLATTHPANTIMSNIINQINQIMQYK, encoded by the coding sequence ATGTGGAATAAGAATCGACTTACTCAAATGTTAAGTATTGAATATCCAATTATACAAGCAGGTATGGCAGGAAGTACGACACCGAAATTAGTTGCATCAGTAAGTAACAGTGGTGGGTTAGGCACAATAGGCGCAGGTTACTTTAATACGCAGCAATTGGAAGATGAAATAGATTATGTACGCCAATTAACGTCAAATTCTTTTGGCGTAAATGTCTTTGTACCAAGTCAACAATCATATACCAGTAGTCAAATTGAAAATATGAATGCATGGTTAAAACCTTATCGACGCGCATTACATTTAGAAGAGCCGGTTGTAAAAATTACCGAAGAACAACAATTTAAGTGTCATATTGATACGATAATTAAAAAGCAAGTGCCTGTATGTTGTTTTACTTTTGGAATTCCAAGCGAACAGATTATAAGCAGGTTGAAAGCAGCGAATGTCAAACTTATAGGTACAGCAACAAGTGTTGATGAAGCTATTGCGAATGAAAAAGCGGGTATGGATGCTATCGTTGCTCAAGGTAGTGAAGCAGGTGGACATCGTGGTTCATTTTTAAAACCTAAAAATCAATTACCTATGGTTGGAACAATATCTTTAGTGCCACAAATTGTAGATGTCGTTTCAATTCCGGTCATTGCCGCTGGTGGAATTATGGATGGTAGAGGAGTTTTGGCAAGTATTGTCTTAGGTGCAGAAGGGGTACAAATGGGCACCGCATTTTTAACATCACAAGACAGTAATGCATCAGAACTACTGCGAGATGCAATTATAAATAGTAAAGAAACAGATACAGTCATTACAAAAGCGTTTAGTGGAAAGCTTGCACGCGGTATCAACAATAGGTTTATCGAAGAAATGTCCCAATACGAAGGCGATATCCCAGATTATCCAATACAAAATGAGCTAACAAGTAGCATAAGAAAAGCCGCAGCAAACATCGGCGACAAAGAGTTAATACATATGTGGAGTGGACAAAGCCCGCGACTAGCAACAACGCATCCCGCCAACACCATCATGTCCAATATAATCAATCAAATTAATCAAATCATGCAATATAAATAA
- a CDS encoding DUF72 domain-containing protein, giving the protein MINIGLTGWGDHYSLYEDLERQTDKLKTYAGHFPVVELDATYYAIQPERNILKWIKETPDTFEFVVKIHQALTLHADYKTFADTRQELFDQFKNMLEPLHTQKKLAMVLVQFPPWFDCNAQNIKYILYVRQQLQAFPMCVEFRHQSWFSDAFKEQTLAFLTEHQIIHAVVDEPQVKDGSVPLVNRITNEIAFVRYHGRNHYGWTKKDMSDQEWRDVRYLYDYNEQELIDLAQKAQILAQKAKKVYVIFNNNSGGHAANNAKTYQRLLNIEYEGLAPQQLKLF; this is encoded by the coding sequence ATGATAAACATCGGATTAACAGGTTGGGGTGATCACTATTCATTATATGAAGATTTAGAACGCCAAACCGATAAACTTAAAACATATGCTGGACATTTTCCGGTTGTCGAATTAGATGCGACATACTATGCGATACAACCGGAAAGAAATATATTGAAATGGATAAAAGAAACGCCTGATACATTTGAATTTGTGGTCAAAATTCATCAAGCACTCACATTGCATGCAGACTACAAAACATTTGCAGATACAAGGCAAGAACTATTTGATCAATTTAAGAATATGTTAGAGCCCTTACATACACAGAAAAAATTAGCAATGGTATTGGTTCAATTTCCGCCATGGTTTGACTGCAATGCACAAAATATCAAATATATTTTGTATGTAAGACAGCAATTACAAGCATTTCCAATGTGTGTAGAATTTAGGCATCAATCATGGTTTAGTGATGCATTTAAAGAACAAACATTGGCATTTTTAACAGAACATCAAATCATTCATGCAGTAGTTGATGAACCACAAGTGAAAGATGGCAGTGTACCTTTAGTCAATCGAATCACAAATGAAATTGCGTTTGTACGTTATCATGGACGTAATCATTACGGTTGGACTAAGAAAGATATGTCAGATCAAGAATGGCGCGATGTACGCTATTTATATGATTATAATGAGCAAGAATTAATAGACTTGGCACAAAAGGCACAAATATTAGCACAAAAAGCTAAGAAAGTTTACGTCATATTTAACAATAATTCTGGTGGTCATGCAGCAAATAATGCCAAAACATATCAGCGATTATTGAATATAGAATATGAAGGGTTAGCACCACAACAATTAAAATTATTTTAA
- a CDS encoding sulfite exporter TauE/SafE family protein produces MLLTITLLVLIGGLSAIIGSIVGIGGGIIIVPTMVYLGVEHGLLHNITTQVAIGTSSVILIVTGLSSSLGYLKTKQVDIKNGSIFLFGLLPGSLLGSFISRYLTFESFNLYFGIFLIFVAILLMVRNKIKPFKIFDKPKYEKTYVDAKGKTYHYSVPPLFAFITTFLIGILTGLFGIGGGALMTPLMLIVFRFPPHVAVGTSMMMIFFSSVMSSIGHIAQGHVAWGYAIILIISSYFGAKIGVKVNQSIKSDTVVTLLRTVMLLMGIYLIIRALI; encoded by the coding sequence ATGTTATTAACAATTACATTATTAGTTTTAATCGGAGGTTTGTCAGCGATTATAGGGTCTATCGTAGGCATTGGAGGCGGTATTATTATCGTTCCAACAATGGTTTACCTCGGTGTTGAACATGGATTACTACATAATATTACAACACAAGTAGCGATAGGGACGTCTTCAGTCATTCTAATTGTGACAGGACTTTCTTCATCACTTGGATATTTAAAAACAAAACAAGTTGATATTAAAAATGGTTCCATCTTTTTATTTGGACTATTACCAGGTTCATTGCTTGGGTCCTTCATTAGTAGATATTTAACATTTGAGTCATTTAATTTATATTTTGGTATCTTTTTAATTTTCGTAGCCATTTTATTAATGGTAAGAAATAAGATTAAACCGTTTAAAATTTTCGATAAACCCAAGTATGAAAAGACTTATGTAGACGCTAAAGGTAAAACATATCATTATAGTGTTCCACCATTGTTTGCTTTTATTACAACGTTTTTAATTGGTATATTGACAGGTTTATTTGGTATTGGAGGTGGCGCACTAATGACGCCACTAATGCTTATTGTATTTAGATTTCCACCTCATGTAGCTGTTGGAACAAGTATGATGATGATTTTCTTTTCAAGTGTCATGAGTTCTATAGGGCACATTGCTCAAGGTCACGTAGCTTGGGGTTATGCAATCATTTTAATTATTTCTAGTTATTTTGGTGCGAAAATCGGTGTCAAAGTGAATCAATCAATTAAGTCAGATACGGTAGTAACATTATTGAGAACAGTAATGTTGTTAATGGGTATATATTTAATTATTCGTGCGTTGATTTAA
- a CDS encoding bifunctional UDP-sugar hydrolase/5'-nucleotidase — protein sequence MRLTIYHTNDIHSHLHEYERIKAYMAEHRPRLNHPSLYVDLGDHVDLSAPITEATLGKKNVALLNEAKCDVATIGNNEGMTISYEALNHLYDEAKFIVTCSNVIDESGHLPNNIVSSYIKDIDGVKILFVAATAPFTPFYRALNWIVTDPLESIKEEIELQRGKFDVLIVLSHCGIFFDETLCQELPEIDVIFGSHTHHYFEHGEINNGVLMAAAGKYGNYLGEVNLTFEAHKVVHKTAKIIPLETLPEVETSFEEEGKTLMSNSVIQHPVVLKRSMNHITEAAYLLAQSVCEYTHAQCAIINAGLLVKDIVKDEVTEYDIHQMLPHPINMVRVRLFGVKLKEIIAKSNKQEYMYEHAQGLGFRGNIFGGYILYNLGYIHSTGRYYLNGEEIEDDKEYVLGTIDMYTFGRYFPTLKELPKEYLMPEFLRDIFKEKLLEY from the coding sequence TTGAGGCTTACAATTTATCATACGAACGATATTCATAGTCATTTACATGAATACGAACGCATTAAAGCATATATGGCAGAACATCGGCCACGACTTAATCATCCTTCTTTATATGTTGATCTAGGTGATCATGTAGATTTATCCGCACCTATAACTGAAGCAACTTTAGGTAAAAAGAATGTGGCATTACTAAATGAAGCAAAATGTGATGTTGCAACAATCGGTAATAATGAAGGGATGACCATTTCATACGAAGCTTTAAATCACCTTTACGACGAAGCAAAATTTATAGTGACATGTAGCAATGTTATAGATGAATCAGGTCATTTACCAAATAATATCGTTTCTTCTTATATTAAGGACATAGACGGTGTGAAAATACTATTCGTTGCAGCGACAGCACCTTTTACCCCATTTTATCGTGCACTAAATTGGATTGTTACCGATCCACTTGAATCTATAAAAGAAGAAATTGAACTTCAACGAGGTAAATTTGATGTATTAATCGTGCTAAGTCATTGTGGCATTTTCTTCGATGAAACATTATGCCAAGAATTGCCTGAAATTGATGTCATTTTTGGTAGTCATACGCATCATTATTTTGAACATGGTGAAATCAATAATGGTGTACTGATGGCGGCAGCTGGAAAGTATGGTAATTATCTTGGAGAGGTTAATTTAACTTTTGAGGCACATAAAGTAGTACATAAAACTGCAAAGATTATTCCTTTAGAAACATTACCTGAAGTTGAAACTTCATTTGAAGAAGAAGGAAAAACGTTAATGTCCAATTCAGTAATTCAACATCCAGTAGTGCTTAAGCGTAGTATGAATCACATAACTGAAGCTGCATACTTATTAGCTCAAAGTGTTTGTGAGTATACACATGCACAATGTGCCATCATCAATGCTGGCTTACTCGTTAAAGATATTGTAAAAGATGAAGTGACAGAATATGACATTCATCAAATGTTACCGCATCCGATTAATATGGTAAGGGTTAGACTTTTTGGTGTGAAATTAAAAGAGATTATAGCTAAAAGTAATAAACAAGAATATATGTATGAACATGCACAAGGTTTGGGTTTCAGAGGGAATATATTTGGAGGATATATTCTTTATAATTTAGGGTACATTCATTCTACAGGGCGTTACTATCTGAATGGAGAAGAAATCGAAGACGACAAAGAATATGTACTAGGTACGATAGATATGTATACGTTCGGTCGTTATTTCCCAACATTGAAAGAATTACCAAAAGAGTATTTAATGCCAGAGTTTTTAAGAGATATATTTAAAGAAAAATTATTGGAATATTAA
- the lipA gene encoding lipoyl synthase encodes MATKNEEILRKPDWLKIKLNTNENYTGLKKMMREKNLNTVCEEAKCPNIHECWGARRTATFMILGAVCTRACRFCAVKTGLPNELDLNEPERVAESVELMNLKHVVITAVARDDLRDAGSNVYAETVRKVRERNPFTTIEILPSDMGGDYDALETLMASRPDILNHNIETVRRLTPRVRARATYDRTLEFLRRSKELQPDIPTKSSIMVGLGETIEEIYETMDDLRANDVDILTIGQYLQPSRKHLKVQKYYTPLEFGKLRKVAMDKGFKHCQAGPLVRSSYHADEQVNEAAKEKQRQGEAQLNS; translated from the coding sequence ATGGCGACAAAAAACGAGGAAATATTACGTAAACCGGATTGGTTGAAAATAAAATTAAATACCAACGAAAACTATACAGGACTTAAGAAGATGATGAGGGAAAAAAATCTTAATACTGTATGTGAAGAAGCTAAATGTCCTAATATACATGAATGTTGGGGTGCACGTCGTACAGCGACATTTATGATTTTAGGTGCCGTATGTACAAGAGCTTGTCGTTTTTGTGCGGTTAAGACAGGTTTACCTAATGAACTTGATTTAAATGAGCCTGAACGTGTAGCTGAATCAGTTGAATTAATGAATTTGAAACACGTTGTTATCACTGCTGTTGCGCGTGATGATTTAAGAGATGCTGGTTCAAATGTTTATGCTGAGACAGTACGTAAAGTTAGAGAAAGAAATCCATTTACAACGATTGAAATTTTACCATCAGATATGGGCGGGGACTATGATGCGTTAGAAACATTAATGGCGTCAAGACCTGACATTTTAAACCATAATATTGAAACTGTTCGTCGCTTAACACCGAGAGTTCGTGCGCGTGCGACTTACGACAGAACATTAGAGTTTTTACGTCGTTCAAAAGAATTACAACCGGATATCCCAACTAAATCAAGTATTATGGTTGGATTAGGTGAAACTATAGAAGAAATTTATGAAACGATGGATGATTTACGTGCGAATGATGTAGATATTTTAACGATTGGTCAATATTTACAACCTTCACGTAAACATTTAAAGGTTCAAAAATATTACACGCCTTTAGAGTTTGGTAAATTAAGAAAAGTGGCAATGGATAAAGGGTTTAAACATTGCCAAGCTGGACCTTTAGTACGTAGTTCTTATCATGCGGATGAGCAAGTAAATGAAGCTGCTAAAGAAAAGCAACGCCAAGGTGAGGCACAGTTAAATAGTTAA
- a CDS encoding YutD family protein, producing the protein MIKVDQHYFELIENYRECFNEEQFIARYSDILDKYDYIVGDYGYDQLRLKGFYKDSNKKAEMSKRFSNIQDYIFEYCNFGCPYFVLRHLSKQEVKKLIEEVHPSDVIDDDNKLQDVKIKPTIQDTEH; encoded by the coding sequence TTGATAAAAGTAGATCAACATTACTTTGAATTAATAGAAAATTATCGCGAATGTTTTAATGAAGAACAATTTATTGCTAGGTATTCAGATATTTTAGATAAATATGATTACATAGTTGGTGACTATGGTTACGATCAATTACGATTAAAAGGTTTTTACAAAGATTCTAATAAAAAAGCAGAGATGAGTAAACGTTTTTCAAATATTCAAGATTACATATTTGAATATTGTAACTTTGGTTGTCCTTACTTTGTATTAAGACATTTGTCTAAACAAGAGGTTAAAAAGTTAATCGAAGAAGTTCATCCGTCTGATGTGATAGATGACGACAATAAACTTCAAGATGTGAAGATTAAGCCAACCATTCAAGATACTGAACATTAA
- a CDS encoding DUF3055 domain-containing protein: MIDMYLYDDNEESQVQFVGFVGEHSRYDLMLVHTNRHYGKTLVLNMQTNKFGIIGTDDLKEEGYIAHILGVNAEEGDEITEYLNEVIH; the protein is encoded by the coding sequence ATGATTGATATGTATTTATATGATGACAACGAAGAGAGTCAAGTTCAGTTTGTTGGTTTTGTTGGCGAGCATAGTCGATATGATTTGATGTTAGTCCATACAAATAGACATTATGGTAAGACACTCGTACTTAATATGCAAACAAATAAATTCGGTATTATCGGTACTGATGATTTAAAAGAAGAAGGCTATATCGCTCATATTTTAGGTGTAAATGCTGAAGAAGGCGATGAAATTACTGAGTATTTAAATGAAGTCATTCATTAA